GGTGCGCCGTCGGCTCATCGAGCACGAGGAGCCGCGGACGCTGAGCGAGCGCGCGGGCGAGCAGGGCGCGCTGGCGCTCCCCGCCCGAGATCCGGTCGAGTGACTCGGCAGCGAGCGTCTCGACGCCGGTGATCGCCATCGCCTCGCGGGCGATCTCGAGATCTTCCCGGTTCTCGAAGAAGCGGCCCGGCGCGTGCGGGAAGCGTCCCATCAGGACGAGCTGTTCGACGGTGTACGGGAATCCCTGCGGCACGTCCTGCGGCACGACGGCAACCTCCCGGGCGACCGCCGCCCTGCCGAGCCGTAACGCGGACCGGCCGGCAAGGAAGATCTCGCCGCGCGACGGGTCGAGCACCCGCGACAGCAGGCGGATCACCGTGGTCTTGCCCGCAGCGTTCGGGCCGATGAGCCCCAGGATCTCGCCCGGCGCCAGCGAGAAGCTCAAATCGCGGATCGCGAAGGGCGGCCGCCCGTGGGCCCCGGCCGGGTAGGCAAAGCCCACGTTGCGGAACTCGCAGAGCGGCGTCACGGCGCCGTCCTTCCCGCGCGTGAGCGCAGGAGCCAGATGAAGACGGGCGCGCCGCAGAAGGACGTCAGCACGCCCACCGACAGCTCGGCGGGCGCCACCACCGTGCGCGCCAGCGTGTCGGCTGCTAAGAGGAAGGCGCCGCCCGCGAGCAGGGCCGCGGGGACGAGGACGCGGGTGTCGGGGCCGAGCAGCATCCGGAGCGCCTGCGGCACGATGAGGCCGACGAAGCCGATGGGCCCGACGAACGCGACGACGGTGCCCGTGAGGAGCGCGGCGCCCGCGAAGACGCGCCGCTTCACGCGCAGCGCGTCCA
The sequence above is drawn from the Candidatus Methylomirabilota bacterium genome and encodes:
- a CDS encoding ABC transporter ATP-binding protein is translated as MTPLCEFRNVGFAYPAGAHGRPPFAIRDLSFSLAPGEILGLIGPNAAGKTTVIRLLSRVLDPSRGEIFLAGRSALRLGRAAVAREVAVVPQDVPQGFPYTVEQLVLMGRFPHAPGRFFENREDLEIAREAMAITGVETLAAESLDRISGGERQRALLARALAQRPRLLVLDEPTAHLDLRYQAECVALLRRLHRDEGMGILLVSHDLNLAAEVSDRLLLMSGGSAVSAGTPEDVMQESVLEAVYGCPVVVDKHPATRRPTVNVVWPDGR